One window from the genome of Engraulis encrasicolus isolate BLACKSEA-1 chromosome 16, IST_EnEncr_1.0, whole genome shotgun sequence encodes:
- the LOC134466261 gene encoding leucine-rich repeat and immunoglobulin-like domain-containing nogo receptor-interacting protein 3 gives MAGPPRLDRRPASSATAASLAAALLPPLLLLLLACVAPCQGCPPRCECAAQLRSVSCQRRRLSGVPDGIPTETRLLDLSRNRLRWVASGELAPYPLLEELDLSENLIATLEPNAFASLQSLRTLRLRANQLKLVPMGAFAKLGNLTTLDLSENKIVILLDYTFQDLRSLRNLEVGDNDLVYISHKAFTGLLALEDLTIARCNLTSISGQTLSYLRNLVTLRLRHLSITALEDQNFRKLSALRGLEIDSWPYLEYISPLSFQGLNLSWLSITNTNITTVPSASFRNMVHLTSLNLSYNPIQTLEPWAFRELLRLKELHMVSTGLATVEPHALAGLRQLRLLNLSSNELVTLEEGAFHSVNSLETLRVDGNPLSCDCRLLWILQRRRTLNFDGRAPVCAGPAEVRGTSLNNFADSALFDYFTCQKPRIRNRKMQQVVAREGQPVSFLCRAEGEPAPAIVWISPQRRRIAPKSGPGSGGRVVVLPGGTLEIRYAQVTDSGTYICIASNAGGNDTYFATLTVRGGGGGFGGGGIGIGGGLGGAPAMDAAAFANRSLYYGADFNDTNFNGTRVFLKFTLDLTTILVSTAMGCITFLGVVLFCFLLLFVWSRSKGQRRNNFTVEYSFRKGDGGTTTGGQGATRKFNMKMI, from the exons ATGGCCGGACCGCCGAGGCTAGACCGGCGTCCGGCGTCCTCGGCAACTGCAGCATCGCTAGCGGCGGCCTTGctcccgccgctgctgctgctgctgctggcctgcgTGGCGCCATGCCAGGGCTGCCCGCCCCGCTGCGAGTGCGCCGCCCAGCTGCGCTCCGTCTCCTGCCAGCGCCGGCGCCTGTCCGGCGTGCCCGACGGCATCCCCACGGAGACCAGGCTGCTGGACCTGAGCCGCAACCGCCTGCGCTGGGTGGCGTCGGGCGAGCTGGCGCCGTACCCGctgctggaggagctggacctgagcgAGAACCTGATCGCCACGCTGGAGCCCAACGCCTTCGCCAGCCTGCAGAGCCTGCGCACGCTGCGGCTGCGCGCCAACCAGCTCAAGCTGGTGCCCATGGGCGCCTTCGCCAAGCTGGGCAACCTCACCACGCTCGACCTGAGCGAGAACAAGATCGTCATACTGCTCGACTACACCTTCCAGGACCTGAGGAGCCTGCGCAACCTGGAG GTGGGTGATAACGACCTGGTCTACATCTCCCACAAGGCCTTCACGGGGCTGCTGGCCCTTGAGGACCTGACCATCGCCCGCTGCAACCTGACGTCCATCTCGGGCCAGACGCTCTCCTACCTGCGCAACCTGGTGACGCTGCGGCTGCGCCACCTGAGCATCACCGCCCTGGAGGACCAGAACTTCCGCAAGCTGTCGGCGCTGCGCGGCCTGGAGATCGACAGCTGGCCCTACCTGGAGTACATCTCGCCGCTCAGCTTCCAGGGCCTGAACCTGTCCTGGCTCTCCATCACCAACACCAACATCACCACGGTGCCCTCGGCCTCCTTCCGCAACATGGTGCACCTGACCAGCCTCAACCTGTCCTACAACCCCATCCAGACGCTGGAGCCCTGGGCCTTCCGCGAGCTGCTGCGGCTCAAGGAGCTTCACATGGTGAGCACGGGGCTTGCGACGGTGGAGCCGCACGCGCTGGCCGGGCTGAGGCAGCTACGCCTGCTCAACCTGTCGTCCAACGAGCTGGTGACGCTGGAGGAAGGGGCGTTCCACTCCGTCAACAGCCTGGAGACGCTGAGGGTGGACGGCAACCCGTTGTCGTGCGACTGCCGGCTGCTGTGGATACTTCAGCGCCGGCGAACGCTGAACTTCGACGGGCGGGCACCGGTGTGCGCGGGACCCGCCGAGGTGCGCGGCACGTCGCTGAACAACTTCGCCGACTCGGCACTGTTCGATTATTTCACGTGCCAGAAGCCGCGCATTCGCAACCGCAAGATGCAGCAGGTGGTGGCGCGCGAGGGGCAGCCGGTGTCCTTCCTCTGCCGCGCGGAGGGAGAGCCGGCGCCGGCCATCGTCTGGATCTCACCGCAGCGACGGCGGATCGCGCCCAAGAGCGGCCCAGGGAGCGGCGGCCGGGTCGTCGTGCTACCTGGCGGAACGCTGGAGATCCGCTACGCCCAGGTGACGGACAGCGGAACCTACATCTGCATCGCCAGCAACGCCGGCGGCAACGACACATACTTTGCCACGCTGACGGTGCGTGGCGGTGGCGGAGGTTTCGGCGGCGGTGGCATCGGCATCGGCGGCGGGCTGGGCGGGGCGCCCGCCATGGACGCGGCGGCGTTTGCCAACCGGTCGCTGTACTACGGCGCCGACTTCAACGACACCAACTTCAACGGCACGCGCGTCTTCCTGAAGTTCACGCTGGACCTGACCACCATCCTGGTGTCCACTGCGATGGGCTGCATCACCTTCCTGGGCGTGGTGCTGTTCTGCTTCCTGCTGCTGTTTGTGTGGAGCCGCAGCAAAGGGCAGCGGCGGAACAACTTCACCGTGGAGTACTCGTTCCGCAAGGGCGACGGCGGCACGACAACGGGGGGCCAAGGCGCCACTCGCAAGTTCAACATGAAAATGATATGA